The segment TGGCAACAGCCATGAAGGCCCGCCGGCTTGGAAAGGTATTGAAACGAACCTGGTCCCAGCGCCGTCCGTCACCGATGATCGTGCCCTCGACAGCGAACCATCCTGCAACGCTCGCACCATGTGGGGCCGCGACCCGTCCAGCGTGCTTGGAGTAGGACTCCATGCCTGTAGGCGATTGGGCCCCGACGGCGTCGTGGAAGGACAGCACGTGGACCACCATCACCTCGCCGTCATCGGTGGTCGGCGGGTGGGGCACCTCGCTCCAGTCAGGAAGATCGAAGACGCCCCAATTGGCTCCTAGCATCGGCTGGGTCCCCATGACGATCGTCCTGGCCATTCCCGCGTCCTTGTGCTCGTGGAGGCGCTGGAAGTCGTCGTGTTGCTGCATGTCGATGAAACTGCGGCGCGTCGGGTACTTGACCACCGCTACTCGGTCCCACTCCGGCTCGTCGCCTAGCAACTGGTCCTGCACGTCAGCCACGAATACGATTTCGGCACCCACGGCGGCTAACGGAGCCGTCGGGGTGTAAAGGTCGTCGGCCTCACGCCCGCTGATGGTCGCGTCGCGACCATCGGCGTAGTCGGCTGCCGTGCGGTAGCTCATTAGGTTCACCATCCACACCGGGCCATCTTCGTCCGGCGAGGTGGATGCCAGGCGCCGGCCATACCCGGTGTCGATCTGCCCGTAGCGGGGACTCATCAGAGTTGCTCCATCATGGACTGGTCCTTCATCGTTGCTTTTCTCGAGTTCCGTTCGATTAGGTGATCGTCGTTATCGATCCGGTGATTTGCCATGGCGTCTCACCGTCGGTTCGTGTTCTCGGACCCCACTCACGTGAGGCGGCCTCCGACGAAGTCGTCGATGAGCTGGGCCAGGTCGGTGCCGCAGTCCTCTTGTATGAAATGTCCGCCGCCTTCGATGGTGCGGTGGGGTTGCCCTTGGGCGCCGGGGACAAGGGTGCGGAACGGTTTGTCGCCACCTCGGGTGACCGGGACCAGGTCGCTGACGCAACACAAGAGCGGCTACTCCCAGGCCTTCAGCGTTACCCATGCAGCCGTGTTCTCGGCACCTTCGGGGCCGTCCGGTGACGTAACAACCAGTGATGGCCAGATACGGGCCCCAGCCTTGTACGAGTCATCAGGAAACGGTGCGTCGTAAGCGGCGATCTCGTTCGGTGAGAGGTCGCGTACGCATGCCCGGTTGATCAGTTCGCCGATCGGGAACACCGGTGAGTCCTGGGAGAACTTCTGCCAGGCCATGAACGCTTCCCCCGGTGGGGGCGTTCCTGTAGGAAGACCGGTGTTGGACAGGACGATCCGGGCAAATCGGTCAGGTTCGGCGGTGATTAGTCGCAGTCCGATCAGTCCACCCCAGTCCTGCCCGAAGAATGTGACGTCGTTGAGGCCAAGGTGTTCGAACACCAAGCTCGACATCCAGGCGACGTGGCGGGCGTACGTGTAATCACCCATCTCTATGGGCTTGTCACTGCGCCCGAAGCCGATC is part of the Acidimicrobiales bacterium genome and harbors:
- a CDS encoding haloalkane dehalogenase, whose translation is RPGLRRRPHPGPRARRARGGRSAGDGELRVHYLDEGPADASPVLLLHGEPSWAYLYRHMIPPLVAAGHRVVVPDQIGFGRSDKPIEMGDYTYARHVAWMSSLVFEHLGLNDVTFFGQDWGGLIGLRLITAEPDRFARIVLSNTGLPTGTPPPGEAFMAWQKFSQDSPVFPIGELINRACVRDLSPNEIAAYDAPFPDDSYKAGARIWPSLVVTSPDGPEGAENTAAWVTLKAWE